Proteins from one Bacillota bacterium genomic window:
- the nadE gene encoding NAD(+) synthase — MDAGRVAEAISNWLRGKVEQAGCRGMVFGLSGGLDSAVVGALCKRAMPDGCLGLIMPCHSDPSDVRDAIAVANAFNLTVETVDLGKVYDEHLANLSAHLASAGLSSDDAQRRLAEANLKPRLRMTTLYYFANSLKYVVVGTGNRSELTVGYFTKYGDGGVDLLPIGGLVKTQVRQLAQHLGVPEVVIEKAPSAGLWAGQTDEGEMGVTYPELDRYILTGEASGEVRKRVDRMHRAAEHKLRLPEIPELPLS, encoded by the coding sequence ATGGACGCTGGGAGAGTCGCAGAGGCTATATCGAACTGGCTTCGTGGCAAGGTTGAGCAGGCAGGATGCCGAGGCATGGTGTTCGGGCTGTCAGGTGGATTGGATTCGGCGGTCGTTGGAGCCCTGTGCAAGCGTGCGATGCCCGACGGCTGCCTGGGCCTGATAATGCCCTGCCATTCGGACCCCTCCGATGTCCGGGACGCCATCGCCGTGGCGAATGCCTTCAATCTGACGGTAGAGACCGTCGATCTCGGGAAGGTGTATGACGAACACCTTGCGAATCTCTCGGCCCATCTCGCGTCGGCCGGACTCAGCTCGGACGATGCTCAACGCCGGCTGGCCGAGGCGAACCTGAAGCCCAGACTCCGCATGACCACCCTGTACTACTTCGCCAACAGCCTGAAATATGTAGTGGTGGGGACGGGGAACAGGAGCGAACTTACCGTTGGATACTTCACGAAATACGGGGACGGTGGTGTGGACCTGCTTCCCATCGGTGGGCTAGTGAAGACCCAAGTCCGGCAGTTGGCACAGCACCTTGGAGTGCCGGAAGTCGTGATTGAGAAGGCCCCTTCCGCCGGGCTGTGGGCCGGGCAAACTGATGAGGGCGAAATGGGGGTGACCTACCCCGAACTCGACCGGTATATCCTGACCGGGGAGGCATCCGGGGAGGTTCGCAAGCGGGTGGATCGGATGCACCGGGCGGCAGAACATAAGCTGCGGCTTCCCGAGATTCCTGAGTTGCCCTTGTCTTGA